From the Romeriopsis navalis LEGE 11480 genome, one window contains:
- a CDS encoding DEAD/DEAH box helicase: protein MARTPILTYDRGTLILHPPPRGKSWVDFATWDDRIEKFRIPAQQYRHLIVALKAEDREIWDQAKAYQDLDLALTSEKQPYPHQQEALDAWKAAGRSGVVVLPTAAGKTYLAHLAIQTTQRSTLILVPTLDLMHQWYAGLLESFPAAEVGLLGGGSRDRTRILVSTYDSAAIHAETLGNQYGLLVFDECHHLPSDFNRVIAEYSLAPFRLGLSATPERSDGKHEDLAQLIGAEVYRRSAEDLSGSALARHDIVQIKVTLSPQERQRYDELMAIRNAFLQSSKIFLGSIQGWQRFVQASARSKAGRKAMLAHREARSISFGTEGKLRILGELLEEHYPDRTLIFTDDNATVYRISQELMIPAITHQTHVKERHAILQKFKSGEYKNLVASRVLNEGVDVPEASVAIVLSGTGSTREHIQRLGRILRRGSDPTKQAVLYEVVAEDTNEEGVSKRRYGDDEQKVKRLKVVDGDKPKKKKAAKGKYPNSRPRIPKAAEPLGDWD from the coding sequence ATGGCTAGAACACCGATTTTGACCTACGATCGTGGGACATTAATCCTGCATCCTCCTCCCCGTGGGAAGTCCTGGGTTGACTTTGCGACTTGGGACGATCGAATTGAGAAATTTCGGATTCCGGCACAGCAGTATCGGCATTTAATCGTTGCTTTGAAGGCGGAAGATCGGGAGATTTGGGATCAAGCGAAGGCGTATCAAGATTTAGACTTGGCGCTGACCAGTGAGAAACAGCCCTATCCCCACCAGCAAGAAGCCTTAGATGCTTGGAAAGCCGCTGGTCGGAGTGGTGTTGTGGTTTTGCCCACTGCCGCTGGTAAAACCTATCTGGCACATCTGGCGATTCAAACCACGCAGCGCAGTACGTTGATTTTGGTGCCGACGCTGGATTTGATGCATCAGTGGTATGCGGGTTTGTTGGAGTCGTTTCCAGCGGCGGAGGTGGGATTGCTGGGGGGTGGCTCACGCGATCGTACCCGGATTCTCGTCTCTACCTACGACAGCGCGGCGATTCATGCGGAGACGTTGGGGAATCAGTATGGTTTGTTGGTGTTTGATGAGTGCCATCATTTACCGTCGGATTTTAATCGAGTGATTGCGGAATATTCTTTGGCTCCGTTTCGTCTCGGTTTATCAGCGACGCCGGAGCGCAGTGATGGGAAACATGAGGACTTAGCGCAATTGATTGGGGCGGAGGTGTATCGGCGATCGGCGGAAGATTTGTCGGGTTCGGCTTTGGCGCGGCACGATATTGTGCAGATTAAGGTGACGTTATCTCCGCAGGAACGCCAACGCTATGATGAATTGATGGCGATTCGCAATGCGTTTCTCCAATCATCGAAAATTTTTCTCGGGAGTATTCAGGGGTGGCAACGGTTTGTGCAGGCGAGTGCCAGGTCGAAGGCTGGGCGGAAGGCAATGCTGGCGCACCGAGAGGCCCGATCAATTTCCTTTGGCACAGAGGGTAAGTTGCGCATTTTAGGTGAGTTGCTTGAAGAACATTATCCCGATCGAACGTTGATTTTTACGGATGATAATGCCACGGTGTATCGGATTTCCCAGGAGTTGATGATTCCGGCGATTACGCATCAGACTCATGTGAAGGAACGACATGCTATCCTTCAAAAGTTTAAGTCGGGGGAGTACAAAAATCTTGTGGCTTCACGGGTGCTGAATGAAGGGGTGGATGTGCCGGAGGCGAGTGTGGCAATTGTGCTGTCAGGGACGGGTTCCACACGGGAGCATATTCAGCGCCTCGGGCGAATCTTGCGACGCGGCAGCGATCCGACGAAGCAAGCTGTACTGTACGAAGTCGTGGCCGAAGATACGAACGAAGAAGGGGTATCGAAGCGGCGCTATGGTGATGACGAGCAGAAAGTAAAACGCTTGAAAGTAGTGGATGGGGATAAACCTAAAAAGAAGAAAGCTGCAAAGGGCAAGTATCCCAATTCTCGCCCGCGAATTCCGAAGGCGGCGGAGCCTCTGGGGGACTGGGATTAA
- a CDS encoding Gfo/Idh/MocA family protein, whose amino-acid sequence MAEQIGVALVGTGFGQKVHLPALDAHHRTQVTAVYHRDLAKAEAIAAKHNIPFASDNLDTVLQHPTVQAVSISTPPFLHYDMAKTAIHAGKHVLLEKPTTLNAQESKDLYGLAASKKVAVTLDFEFRFIPAWQRLQELLQSGYVGKMRYVKIDWLGASRANPQRAWNWYARRDQGGGTLGSIGSHSFDYILWLFGEVTKLSATLSTTIHQRPDPNDGDKLKPVTSDDVCNVTLALPDGTPVQVCLSAVTIQGRGHFVEIYGDQGTLVLGNSSQTDYINGFKLMGSQGGADLAEIEIPDRLAFPRVFDDGRIAPIVRVVNQWVESIDQGQAIAPSLREGTYSQLVMDCCWESHDKQQWVNVPSLDKFLS is encoded by the coding sequence ATGGCAGAGCAAATTGGTGTAGCACTTGTTGGCACAGGCTTTGGACAAAAAGTCCATTTACCCGCTTTAGATGCCCACCATCGAACCCAGGTCACAGCTGTATATCACCGGGATTTAGCCAAGGCAGAGGCGATCGCTGCGAAACATAATATTCCGTTTGCCAGCGATAATTTGGACACGGTGTTGCAGCATCCCACGGTCCAAGCCGTGAGCATTTCCACGCCGCCATTTTTGCACTACGACATGGCGAAGACGGCGATTCATGCTGGGAAGCACGTATTGCTCGAAAAACCGACAACGCTCAACGCCCAAGAATCCAAGGATTTATATGGGCTGGCCGCAAGTAAGAAGGTGGCTGTAACCCTAGATTTTGAGTTTCGGTTTATTCCGGCGTGGCAGCGCTTGCAGGAGCTTTTGCAGTCAGGCTACGTGGGCAAAATGCGCTATGTGAAAATTGACTGGTTGGGGGCGAGTCGGGCCAATCCTCAGCGGGCTTGGAACTGGTATGCAAGGCGTGATCAGGGGGGTGGCACCTTGGGGTCGATCGGCTCCCATTCCTTTGACTACATCCTGTGGCTATTTGGCGAGGTGACAAAGCTATCGGCCACATTAAGCACCACGATTCATCAGCGGCCTGATCCGAATGATGGGGATAAGCTGAAGCCGGTGACGTCCGATGATGTGTGTAATGTCACTTTAGCGCTACCGGATGGCACGCCGGTGCAGGTTTGTCTGAGTGCCGTGACGATCCAAGGTCGGGGGCATTTCGTGGAAATTTACGGTGATCAAGGCACTTTAGTCTTGGGCAACAGCAGCCAGACGGATTACATCAATGGCTTTAAGCTGATGGGTTCGCAGGGGGGCGCTGATCTAGCGGAAATCGAAATACCCGATCGCCTAGCGTTCCCCCGCGTATTCGACGATGGTCGGATTGCGCCGATCGTCCGCGTTGTGAATCAGTGGGTGGAATCGATCGATCAAGGTCAGGCGATCGCCCCGTCATTGCGGGAGGGGACTTACTCACAGCTAGTGATGGATTGTTGTTGGGAGTCTCATGACAAGCAGCAATGGGTAAATGTGCCGTCGCTGGATAAATTCTTGAGCTAA
- a CDS encoding class I SAM-dependent DNA methyltransferase, with protein sequence MPKTAKAKAPNNESLEQKLWKAADKLRKNIDAAEYKHIALGLIFLKYISDAFEELHLKLIAGEGEYEGADPEDPDEYKAENVFFVPAEARWSALQAQAKQPTIGQKVDEAMEAIEQANPKVLKGILPKVFGQQKLDPASLGGLIDMIGSVNLVQAKPEADEQLSLEAEPTGEPPRQADLLGQVYEYFLGQFALAEGKKGGQFYTPEAVVRVLVEMLEPYHGRVFDPCCGSGGMFVQSEKFVSHHQGRLDDISIYGQESNETTYKLCRMNLAIRGIDGSNIRWNPEGSFLNDAHNDLKADFVIANPPFNDSDWVGRIDPKSDGGHPLRRDGRWKYGVPPVGNANFAWVQHFLYHLAPTGAAGFVLSNGSLSSNTSGEGEIRKALVEKDLVDCIVMLPTQLFYNTGIPACLWFLSRSKNGNKHRNRKGEVLFIDASELGYMVNRRNRAFAEDDIQRIAGTYREWKRDGGEYEDVKGFCKSVVLAEIEKHNFVLTPGRYVGIPDEVDDGVPFEEKMGALTATLAEQMQEASELDAEIKTQLAKVGFEL encoded by the coding sequence ATGCCCAAAACAGCGAAAGCGAAAGCCCCGAATAATGAGTCATTAGAGCAGAAGCTCTGGAAGGCGGCGGATAAGCTGCGGAAGAATATTGATGCGGCGGAGTATAAGCACATCGCCCTGGGGCTGATTTTCCTAAAGTACATTTCCGATGCTTTTGAGGAGCTACATCTCAAGCTAATTGCTGGGGAAGGAGAGTACGAAGGGGCGGACCCGGAAGACCCGGATGAATACAAGGCAGAGAATGTGTTTTTTGTCCCGGCGGAGGCACGGTGGTCGGCGTTGCAGGCTCAGGCGAAGCAGCCGACGATCGGGCAGAAAGTAGATGAGGCAATGGAGGCGATCGAGCAGGCGAATCCGAAGGTATTGAAGGGGATTTTGCCGAAGGTGTTTGGTCAGCAGAAGTTGGACCCGGCTTCGTTGGGTGGGCTGATTGACATGATTGGTAGTGTCAATTTGGTGCAGGCCAAGCCAGAAGCAGATGAGCAGTTGAGTTTAGAGGCTGAGCCTACGGGAGAGCCACCTAGGCAGGCGGATTTGTTGGGGCAGGTGTATGAGTATTTTTTGGGGCAGTTTGCGTTGGCGGAGGGGAAGAAGGGGGGACAGTTTTATACGCCGGAGGCGGTGGTGCGGGTGTTGGTGGAGATGCTGGAGCCGTATCACGGGCGAGTGTTTGACCCTTGTTGTGGTTCGGGGGGGATGTTTGTTCAGAGTGAGAAGTTTGTCAGTCATCATCAGGGACGGCTGGATGATATTTCGATCTATGGGCAGGAGAGCAATGAGACGACTTATAAGCTGTGTCGGATGAATTTGGCGATTCGGGGCATTGATGGCTCGAATATTCGCTGGAATCCGGAGGGGTCGTTTTTGAATGATGCCCATAATGATTTGAAGGCGGACTTTGTGATTGCTAATCCGCCGTTTAATGACAGTGACTGGGTTGGTCGTATAGATCCCAAGAGTGACGGAGGGCATCCACTTCGCAGGGATGGGCGCTGGAAGTATGGGGTACCGCCTGTGGGGAATGCGAACTTTGCTTGGGTGCAGCATTTCTTGTATCACTTAGCTCCGACGGGGGCGGCGGGGTTTGTGTTGTCGAATGGGTCGCTGTCGTCGAATACGAGTGGGGAGGGGGAGATTCGCAAGGCGTTGGTGGAGAAGGATTTGGTGGATTGCATTGTGATGCTGCCGACGCAATTGTTTTACAACACGGGAATTCCGGCTTGTTTGTGGTTTTTGAGTCGGTCTAAGAATGGGAATAAGCACCGGAACCGCAAGGGGGAGGTGTTGTTTATTGATGCGTCGGAGTTGGGCTATATGGTCAATCGGCGTAATCGGGCGTTTGCGGAAGACGATATTCAGCGGATTGCGGGGACGTATCGGGAGTGGAAGCGGGATGGGGGTGAGTATGAGGATGTGAAGGGATTTTGTAAGTCGGTGGTGCTGGCGGAGATTGAGAAGCACAATTTTGTGTTGACGCCGGGGCGGTATGTGGGGATTCCAGATGAGGTGGATGATGGGGTGCCGTTTGAGGAGAAGATGGGGGCCTTGACGGCGACATTGGCGGAGCAGATGCAGGAAGCATCGGAGTTGGATGCGGAGATTAAGACTCAGTTGGCGAAAGTGGGGTTTGAGTTATGA
- a CDS encoding restriction endonuclease subunit S, whose product MSKWEDLTLTEAGITLIDCDHKTPPPADKGLPYVAIPQMKNGYIDFSDARLISEEDFEIWTRKANPQVNDVVLSRRCNPGESSYVAEGMKFALGQNLVLLRSDGKLVKKPFLRWLIKSPAWWAEVRKNINVGAVFNSLKCREIINFTLPIPPIEEQEEITKTLYCLDRKIENLRKQNETLEAIAQTLFKHWFIDFEFPNADGKPYKSSGGAMEPSELGEIPAGWRVVRMEEIADRIAMGPFGSRITTDNFVDSGVPIIRGGNLVNGFNERDFVYLTEEKADDLKSSNAFPEDIVFTHRGTLGQVGFIPTNSTYPRYVVSQSQMLLGVNKALASSRLVYRFFCSKVGLNAILANKNTTGVPSIGRPTTTLKSIQIALPEDGIMNQFDSLIKATDSKIEANDRQIQTLTKTRDTLLPKLMSGKLRVGGD is encoded by the coding sequence ATGAGTAAATGGGAGGATTTAACGCTTACAGAAGCTGGAATAACTCTGATTGACTGCGACCACAAAACTCCCCCTCCAGCTGATAAAGGGCTGCCTTATGTTGCTATTCCTCAAATGAAGAATGGTTACATCGATTTCTCAGATGCACGTTTGATCTCTGAAGAAGATTTTGAGATATGGACGAGAAAAGCAAATCCTCAAGTGAATGATGTTGTACTGAGCAGACGCTGCAACCCTGGAGAAAGCTCATATGTCGCTGAGGGCATGAAATTTGCTCTTGGGCAAAACCTAGTTCTTCTTCGTTCAGACGGAAAATTAGTCAAGAAGCCGTTTTTAAGATGGCTCATAAAAAGCCCTGCTTGGTGGGCCGAAGTTAGAAAGAATATAAACGTTGGAGCGGTTTTCAATAGCCTTAAGTGCAGAGAAATCATAAACTTCACGCTTCCTATCCCACCAATTGAAGAGCAGGAGGAAATTACAAAAACTCTATACTGCCTCGATCGCAAAATCGAAAACCTCCGCAAACAGAACGAGACGCTAGAGGCGATCGCACAAACCCTCTTCAAACATTGGTTCATCGACTTCGAGTTTCCCAACGCCGACGGCAAGCCCTACAAGTCATCCGGCGGCGCAATGGAACCATCAGAGCTAGGCGAAATCCCCGCAGGCTGGCGCGTTGTTCGAATGGAAGAAATTGCTGACAGAATCGCGATGGGGCCGTTTGGCTCTCGAATAACAACCGATAATTTTGTAGATAGCGGTGTCCCTATAATTCGAGGCGGGAATCTAGTAAATGGTTTTAATGAAAGAGATTTTGTATATCTAACCGAAGAGAAAGCTGATGACTTAAAAAGCTCCAATGCTTTCCCTGAAGACATTGTTTTTACGCATAGAGGAACGCTAGGGCAAGTTGGGTTTATTCCTACGAATTCGACATATCCACGTTATGTAGTCTCCCAAAGCCAAATGCTCCTTGGAGTCAATAAGGCTTTAGCAAGTTCCAGATTAGTCTATAGATTTTTTTGCTCAAAAGTAGGATTAAATGCGATTCTTGCCAATAAAAATACTACTGGCGTTCCTTCTATCGGTAGACCTACAACAACCTTGAAATCTATTCAAATCGCACTTCCTGAAGACGGCATCATGAACCAGTTTGATTCGCTAATCAAAGCGACTGACTCGAAGATAGAAGCAAATGACAGGCAAATCCAAACCCTAACCAAAACCCGCGACACACTCCTCCCCAAACTCATGAGTGGCAAACTCCGCGTAGGAGGTGACTAA